In Oncorhynchus tshawytscha isolate Ot180627B linkage group LG08, Otsh_v2.0, whole genome shotgun sequence, the genomic window gattggaggtgtttaatatgagtctggaaggagagtttacagtctagccagacacctaggtatttgtagttgtccacatattctaggtcagaaccgtccagggtagtgatgctagtcgggcgggcggatgcgggcagcgaacggttgaaaagcatgcatttggttttactagcatttaagagcagttggaggccatggaaggagagttgtgtggcatcgaagctcatttggaggttagttaacacagtgtccaaagaagggccagaggtggatcagggaatcacccgcagcaagagcgacatcattgatatatacagagaaaagagtcggcctgagaattgaaccctgtggtacccccatagtataaaaagtaaatgtgattgctaaaatatacttaagtatcaaaagtaaaagtagaaataatgaaaaattacttatattaagcaaagcagacggcaaCATTTTCTTGATTTTAAAATTTACGTagagtcaggggcacactccaacactcaagacattatttacaaaagatgcatttgtgtttaccGAGTCCGCCaggccagaggcagtagggatgaccacgtgttctcttgataagtgcgtgaatttgacaattttcctgtcctgttaagcattcaaaatgtaatgagcacTTTGTgtgccagggaaaatgtatggagtaaaaagtacaatattttatttaggaatgtagtgaagtaaaagttttcCAAAatttaaatagtaaagtacagatactccaaaaaactacttaagtagtactctatagtatttttacttaagtactttacaccactggcctAGACACCGTCTACTGATGTGAGACACATGCATGCAAGCGTCCGCACCATGAATACAGCAGGTTTTACAGAGCTGCCATCTACAGTATTCTGGAGCACCATATCAATAAGGCATCTATTGGTGGTATACGTATCTGTGTATTGGTATCCAGCCagaggtagcaggtagcctagtggttagagcattggactagtaaccgaaacgttgcaagatcaaatccctgagctgacaaggtaaaagctgtcgttctgcccctgaacaaggcagttaacccactgttcctagaccgtcattgaaaataagaatttgttcttaactgacttgcctagttaaataaaggtaaaataaaaatcaattgGTATCCAGCCAGAGACCGGCCAGtggttgaacatctctggagacgtTAACTGAGAGAAAATAactgcagcaatgctccccatccaatctgacagagcttgagaggatctgcagagaagaatgggacaaactccccaaatacatgtgtgccatgcttgtagtatcatactcaagaagacttgaggctgagATGGCTgccagaggtgcttcaacaaagtactgtgtaaagggtctgaatacttaggaaAATGTGggatttcagtttatttttaataaattagcaaaacctttctaaaaacctgttttttcttcaTCATGAGGtagtgtgtaggttgatgaggggggaaaaaacaattaaattttagaacaaggctgtaacattaaaaaaatgtggaaaaggttgaggggtctgaatactttccctgTGTATTGGTATGTACTATATCTTAAAAATAGTATGGTGTAAGGGAAAATATCGACCCCCCTCTCCAATTGTGTATCAGGgagagtgggatatgcaaaaaaaaacacatttccaagtCACAAATGCATATTAATACACGCGTGTGAAATAGGAgaaataagcacccaccaaattattaaaATATGGGTTTATATAAAAGGAGACATGTAAATACAGTAATCTCTTTATTAAACATAGAACTAGATTTTATGCCCAGGACATGGGATcattaaaacaaaataaaaatacagaAGGAAAAAAAAGTGTGAAGACATATTCAGATCACCCTGATGGATCCACGAAATAGTCCTGCAAAGCATAATAATGAATCACAAAAACTCATGTTTTTCTTTTGTAATATAATAAATCGAAAGAACAACAATCTGAATTcaaacagcagacatttttaCAAGTGTTAGAACAGCACAACATCCTAATTCTTGAAAGTCccacatgcattacctttgaaaTTACTAAACTGAGGGAGACTTGAAGAGGGTAAGACTCACATGTTGTCATAGCGATTCATTCCAGGCCATTCCTCACTTTGTACTCATGCACATCAGTGCTGTGCTGTTTGAAGAGCTGCAGATGAAAAAAATAACCTCTATAGTTTGGCATTCATCCTGGACTGCATTCAAAAATCCAAACAATGTTCTGCAGTATTGTAAAAGGAAATCAAGGGACAAATGTACAAATATCAGTAGGCTAACTAAGTAATCTTATGTTTTGTGTGTAACCCCCCAATAGAGGAGGTGACCAGTCATTACCAGGCCCCAGAGGAAAGCGGACGTCCCGAACGCAAGGCCCACACGCAGCCAGTTGGGGTTGGTGTGATCTGGCTTTGCTGCGGTGAAAGCAGACCGACTCCCAACTGCAAGATAGAAGGACAATGAGATTAATAATCAGCATTTGACTGACTGGCAATTCAACAGAAAGAGTTGTGAAGTTGTAATGCATCAGTTGATACTGTATGAGTCTGTTCTTGCTGACTCCCAATAGAGACCCCACAAGTGTCAAGTTAGTCACAAATTGTGCATACATTATTGTAGACTACACCAATACTAGGTTGACAGAtttgtctctctttatctccataATAATCATTCGTGAGGTAATTATCGTGCATGAAAATCCtgtgtttggactaatgattacatcccAGGTAGCTAATAATACCTAATTAACTAGTAGACTACTAGTAAGCTAATGTCACTTAGCTATTATACCTAGATAGCACATTCAATCATCTGAATACAGCTACATTGTGTTTTCATGTCAATTGCAGTGTTATTAAAATGTGAATGGCTATGAATGTTGCCATATAACTTAGTACTTCACTTAGTCAAGACAGTTACGCTAACCTTGCTAAAATAACGTTAGCTATTGAcattggctaatgttagctagctaagctaagGTCAGGCCTCAAAACAGCCCGATAGCCAGTCTTCTCGCAAGGTTAACGttttaaaaaaagtatatttataaAGGATTATTACACAAATTATACACGTTTCCTTTTTATTTACTTACTCTTGCTGGCGCTTGCTGCCCGTAGTAATAAACGATTTAGTGTCATTTTAGCCACAGAATTTGTTCCCTCATCCAAAATCGGTTCGTGACGAGCTTTGATCGACTATGTGCCCTGTCCAGTGGAGTAGAATTTGAAATGATCACAGAATAATAGATTTTTAAAAAGAGGGATGATTTTATTTAGAGATTAAAGGCTCAGTGTTCCTAAAATAAAGTACACACTTGAACCATTTACTGTAAAATTTTGCAATAACATATTCACTTCTATATGTCATGTTTTTACGTCTATGATGCAAATGTCATGTTTTTACGTCAATAATGCAAACCACATAACAGTGATGACAATGCTGCAATGATGGATAATGGCTACGGAAATGGACTGTAATCTTATCTAATTCATATATTTGTTTTAATTCTTTCTGTCTGGGACTGGGCACGGTGCCATGTAGCTAGCTCTGGAGAACCCAAGATTGGAATTATGAGAacagagaaaaatatattttacatcacgTCTATTGCAGAACCGAAGTGATGCATTATAACACGTCCCCTTCCATAATTGTCtttggttgattgatttacaTTTGTAACTTTTCAGTTTGACAATTTTGCACCGTACAGCAGCAGCACGCACACAGACCCAGAGAGCAGCTTGACCCGGAGGAGAAGGCGGCCATTTTGGTCTGAAGGGGGCCTTGGCTGTCACCACGTGAGGAAGAAGAGcccgaaagagagcgagacaatTCCGGGAGCTTTGACTCGAAGAGaccgagaggggagagagagagaggaaacttcGATTCATGCGCGAAGCTACAGAAGAGTAGCCAGATTACAGAATGCCCTCAATTACTCTACCGCCGAAGGAGAACGCTCTATTCAAGAGAATATTGGTAAGTACCTAGCTGCCGCTAGCTAGTTATGTTAGCTAACTTGCTAAATATAGCAAGTTAGCTAACTTGCGCACGTTACAGTAGCTACTCTATACATgaccagtagctagctagcgttgATTCGATTTGAAATAAAACAGCATGTATTCATGTTGTATCGTTAGTTGACATATGTTGTTCCTTCCATCACCCTCTCAACGATTGTAACGTTATAGCTAACTCGTGGGCTAGTATGTCGCGAGGCACTCGGAATGGCCTGATTGTCATCATTAGCTTGTTAGTTAGCGGTTTCATTTTTACACCGCTTACTAACTAGCTAGTTACCATGAAACATGGCTAACAAGCGAGTAAACTTACTAACTTGTTATATGTTGTATCAGTTTGTTGTAGCGGACTGGTTCAAAATAAACGCATGACTTTGCTCCAAAACATGATTGGCAaggaacgttagctagctacggcTAGATAAGTTGGCTAACGTAGGAAGCTAGCTCGCTGCAAGCTCATTCTACACCAACCGCACAGGTACTTCATCATTACTCAGCATTTTAGCAACAAGAGAAACTATAACTAGCTATGAAGCTAGATAGGCGTTACATTTAACATGCTCAACGTATGTGCAGTGCTGTCCCCAAAGATATTACTGCAAACAGCGGTATGTTAAGTATTGCAATCCTTTACCACAGATTGCAGTTAGCTAACACAACCTAGCTACCCAGCCAGCTAGCTGTCACTCACCCTTTACTGAATCATATATTATATGGGAACTAATTATAAACAATTAGCTTCCTATCATGCCAGCTAAAGTGCACACGTTTAGTCTACTTTGCTGAATATTGAGCACCATTCACACAACCATTTCCTATTTCTGGACATGGTGTTTAACAATGTTGGTGTTATTGGCGAAGTTAGGTTGTGTCAATAGCTCGGCATCTCTCTAGGCCTGTAAATACAAGTAAGCCACACCTACAGTGTTGGATATAAACTTTCAGATTAGTTGCCAACATATGTTTATTCATAAGTATACTCCTATATTTTTGAGCAATTATGTATATTGAGGAAAGTACATTACTGAATATATTTCTACAGGGTTGGTTCTCtgcagaagaaaaaaatccactCTGATGCAAGGCAATCATTTCTTTACCTTAGTTCCTTGCATTACTTTACTCTGCAAATATATTAGTAATTCATTGGCCAATGCTGTTTGAGGAGAGTTCACAAGGTTGTAAATGCTTACCACAAGTATGTTTTGTGTAGATGTGAATTGTCTGTTTCCACTCAGAGCCTCTAACGTACTGTACAACATTCTGAAAACGTTTGTTTTAGTTGCTGTGTTGAATGCTCCTCAGTTTCCTTGGAGCCCCTGCCTTCTCCCTATGCCAGTGTGGATTCCCGGGTATTAGCGTTATGCGGGGAATTGGCAGGCTGATCACTGAGGTGCTAGGCCAAACTGTGCTGACCCAGGCAGATAGGAATCTACGT contains:
- the ndufc1 gene encoding NADH dehydrogenase [ubiquinone] 1 subunit C1, mitochondrial, whose protein sequence is MTLNRLLLRAASASKIGSRSAFTAAKPDHTNPNWLRVGLAFGTSAFLWGLLFKQHSTDVHEYKVRNGLE